In Aegilops tauschii subsp. strangulata cultivar AL8/78 chromosome 3, Aet v6.0, whole genome shotgun sequence, one genomic interval encodes:
- the LOC109782987 gene encoding protein THYLAKOID ASSEMBLY 8, chloroplastic — protein MASLLFLPHTTPTASPRAAARPRAGAITCGPRDNRGPLQRGRSLSTEAIHAVQSLKRLTAADRSPSAARGAASASLGRLLRADLLAAMAELQRQGHWSLALAALHVARAEPWYRPDPELYATFVSSSPPSEAAGGAVDALVEAFLEEKEERRGGGRLSESEGPWVGVDVYKLTRLVRALVAKGRARAAWRVYEAAVRRGGCEVDEYMYRVMARGMKRLGLEAEAAEVEADFAEWEARVSPPARHLLDEMRAREESNKTTTTA, from the coding sequence ATGGCGTCCCTCCTCTTCCTGCCGCACACGACGCCCACGGCCTCCCCGCGCGCCGCGGCCAGGCCCAGGGCCGGGGCCATCACCTGCGGCCCGCGCGACAACCGCGGCCCGCTCCAGCGCGGCCGCTCCCTCTCCACGGAGGCCATCCACGCCGTGCAGTCCCTCAAGCGCCTCACCGCCGCCGACCGCTCCCCGTCGGCCGCCCGCGGCGCGGCCTCCGCGTCCCTCGGCCGCCTCCTCCGGGCCGATCTCCTCGCCGCCATGGCCGAGCTCCAGCGGCAGGGCCACTGGTCCCTCGCCCTCGCCGCGCTCCACGTGGCGCGCGCCGAGCCCTGGTACCGGCCCGACCCGGAGCTCTACGCCACGTTCGTCTCCTCCTCGCCGCCCTCCGAGGCCGCCGGCGGCGCCGTGGACGCGCTCGTGGAGGCGTTCCTCGAGGAGAAGGAggagcggcgcggcggcgggcggctctcGGAGTCGGAGGGGCCGTGGGTGGGGGTGGACGTGTACAAGCTCACGAGGCTGGTGCGCGCGCTGGTGGCCAAGGGCAGGGCGCGCGCGGCGTGGCGGGTGTACGAGGCGGCGGTGAGGAGGGGAGGCTGCGAGGTGGACGAGTACATGTACCGGGTGATGGCGCGGGGGATGAAGCGGCTGGGGCTCGAGGCCGAggcggcggaggtggaggccgACTTCGCCGAGTGGGAGGCCAGGGTCTCGCCGCCGGCGaggcacctgctcgacgaaatgcgcGCGAGGGAGGAGAGCAACAAGACGACGACGACGGCTTAG